The following coding sequences are from one Lolium rigidum isolate FL_2022 chromosome 6, APGP_CSIRO_Lrig_0.1, whole genome shotgun sequence window:
- the LOC124663774 gene encoding probable indole-3-pyruvate monooxygenase YUCCA11, whose protein sequence is MAQQAAEQEQEEVIIVGAGPSGLAAAACLSLRGVRSLVLERDGCVGSLWRNRTYDRVRLHLAKQHCALPHLPHDAAAPTYLPRDDFVRYLDGYAARFGVRTRLGREVREARFDEARGEWVVEALDRATGKVERYAAKHLVAAAGENDEKVVPEVPGLDGFPGKVLHACEYRTGKGMEGKAVLVVGSGNSGMEIAYDLAVAGAATSIIVRSELHLVTKEIWNVAMTLYMYLPLWLIDRIVLLMCHLVFGDTSRYGLRRPAIGPFTMKITTPAYPVVDVGTYAKIRTGEIQVLPEMRSVQGNVVEFTDGKRRPFDAIVFATGYRSTTKQWLKSDDELIGEDGMARRSFPGHWKGKNGLYCAGMVRRGLYGSCEDAEFIAEDISSKKKQQTQPDNGHEKSN, encoded by the exons AtggcgcagcaggcggcggagcaggagcaggaggaggtgatCATCGTGGGGGCGGGCCCGTCgggcctggcggcggcggcgtgcctgTCGCTGCGCGGGGTGCGCAGCCTCGTCCTGGAGCGCGACGGCTGCGTGGGGTCGCTGTGGCGGAACCGCACCTACGACCGCGTCCGCCTCCACCTCGCCAAGCAGCACTGCGCGCTGCCGCACTTGCCGCACGACGCCGCGGCGCCCACCTACCTCCCGCGCGACGACTTCGTGCGCTACCTCGACGGCTACGCGGCTCGGTTCGGCGTCCGCACCCGACTCGGCCGCGAGGTCCGGGAGGCGCGCTTCGACGAGGCGCGCGGGGAGTGGGTCGTCGAGGCGCTCGACCGCGCCACGGGGAAGGTCGAGCGCTACGCGGCGAAGCACCTGGTGGCCGCCGCCGGGGAGAACGATGAGAAGGTGGTGCCGGAGGTGCCCGGACTCGACGGGTTCCCCGGGAAGGTGCTGCACGCGTGCGAGTACCGCACGGGGAAAGGGATGGAGGGGAAGGCCGTGCTCGTCGTCGGATCAGGGAACTCCGGGATGGAGATCGCCTacgacctcgccgtcgccggggcAGCCACCTCCATCATCGTCCGCAGTGAG CTTCACCTGGTGACCAAGGAGATCTGGAACGTGGCGATGACGCTGTACATGTACCTCCCGTTGTGGCTGATCGACCGGATCGTGCTGCTCATGTGCCACCTAGTGTTCGGGGACACCTCCCGCTACGGCCTCAGGCGCCCGGCCATTGGGCCTTTCACCATGAAGATTACCACCCCTGCCTACCCCGTCGTCGACGTCGGCACCTACGCCAAGATCAGGACCGGCGAGATCCAG GTCCTGCCGGAGATGAGGAGCGTGCAAGGCAACGTCGTGGAGTTCACCGACGGCAAGCGGCGCCCGTTCGACGCCATCGTCTTCGCCACCGGCTACCGGAGCACAACCAAGCAGTGGCTCAAG AGCGACGATGAGCTGATCGGCGAGGACGGGATGGCGCGGCGGAGCTTCCCGGGACACTGGAAGGGGAAGAACGGCCTCTACTGCGCGGGGATGGTGAGGAGGGGCCTCTACGGGAGCTGCGAGGACGCCGAGTTCATCGCCGAGGACATCAGTAGCAAGAAGAAGCAGCAGACCCAACCTGATAACGGCCATGAGAAGAGCAATTGA